A window from Drosophila miranda strain MSH22 chromosome Y unlocalized genomic scaffold, D.miranda_PacBio2.1 Contig_Y2_pilon, whole genome shotgun sequence encodes these proteins:
- the LOC117193854 gene encoding MORN repeat-containing protein 3-like has protein sequence MTNPKRGWGSVVCNISCHAGGGNGVRSLRYPAGGHGRYQGKWLRNQHHGYGVKSSRRGLGYEGQWQRGQRHGYGSMRRESPDGQVHRLYVGHWRHDKRSGEGKQYYDDGSVYFGQWQMNKRQGRGIHWYADRHVYVGEWLQDAMHGRGVLFSANGKRYVGEFQEGCKSGAGFFDHGQNRIQFGRWVQDICKSSLIPVLKQ, from the exons ATGACAAACCCAAAGCGGGGCTGGGGCTCAGTTGTCTGCAACATTTCGTGCCATGCTGGTGGCGGCAATGGTGTTCGAAGCCTGCGCTATCCTGCCGGAGGACATGGCCGCTATCAGGGCAAGTGGCTGAGGAACCAACACCACGGCTATGGAGTGAAATCGAGCCGTCGTGGATTGGGGTACGAGGGCCAGTGGCAGCGGGGCCAACGTCATGGCTACGGATCCATGCGGCGGGAGTCCCCTGATGGCCAGGTGCATCGCCTCTATGTGGGTCATTGGCGCCATGACAAGCGCAGCGGGGAGGGAAAACAGTACTACGACGATGGATCCGTCTACTTTGGTCAGTGGCAGATGAACAAGCGGCAAGGACGCGGCATACATTGGTATGCGGACAGACACGTCTATGTGGGGGAATGGCTCCAGGATGCCATGCACGGACGGGGCGTCCTTTTCTCGG CAAACGGAAAGCGCTATGTGGGAGAGTTCCAGGAGGGCTGCAAGTCGGGCGCTGGCTTCTTCGACCACGGACAGAATCGGATTCAGTTTGGTCGGTGGGTCCAGGACATCTGCAAGAGTTCGCTGATACCCGTGCTCAAGCAATAA